The genomic interval ATCCCCCGCCCTATCCGTTCGGCGGCGGCGGGCTCGTGTCGAGCGCGCGCGACTACGACCGCTTCCTCGCGATGCTGCTCGGTGAAGGCGAAACGGGCGGGGTCCGCGTGATGAAGCCCGAAACCGCGCGGCTCGCGATGTCGAACCTGATCGACGACAGCATCGACCGCAAGGGGACTTTCATCGACGGCGAGGGTTTCGGCGCGGGCGGGCGCGTGTCGCTGCCGACCTCGCCCGGCGGCGAAGGCATTTTCGGCTGGGCGGGCGCCGCGGGGACGATCGGTTTCGTCCACCGGAAGCTCGGCTATCGCGCCGCGGGCTATACGCAGATCATGCCGCCCGAAGCGGTGCCGTTCCAGAGCAAGTTCGGCGAAACTTTCTTCAAGGATGTGACCGCCTGATGCCGCTTCCACTCGGTTTCACCGGCGCGCGGCTCGACCGCGCCGACCAGATGCGCACGAACGAGGCCGCGTTCGCGGCGGCGGCCGCCGATCCGCGCGCGACGTGCCTGGCGCTCGACGGGATCGATTTCGTGCCGGGCGAGCGCGGCGGACTGTTGTGGGAGCCGCTAGACCCCGCCGACGAGCGCGCGTTGATGCTGCTCGGCATCGACGATGCGGGCGCGCCGCGCTTCGTGCGCGAAGCGGCGGCGGGCGGGCGCGTAGACGCGCGCACCCGCACTGTCATGCGGCTGCTCCCCCTGCTCTCGGCCGAGGAAGCGGCGCTTTATGGCGGCGCGCGCAGCCTCGTCGACTGGCACGCGCGGCACCGTTTCTGCGCAGTGTGCGGATCGCCGACCGACCTGTTCCGCGGCGGCTGGGGACGGCGCTGCGGCAGCTGCAATGCCGAACATTTCCCGCGCGTCGACCCGGTCGTGATCATGCTCGCCGAATTTGAGGACCGCGTCCTCGTCGGGCGGCAGAGCGGCTTCCGGCCGGGCGGCTTCTCGGCGCTCGCGGGCTTTGTCGAGCCAGGCGAATCGCTGGAGGAAGCGGTCGCGCGCGAATTGTTCGAAGAAGCGGGCATCCATGTTTCGGACGTCACCTATGTGGCGAGCCAGCCCTGGCCCTTCCCCTCGTCGCTGATGATCGGCTGCCGCGCGGTGGCGAAGGATCCGGCGCTGACGCTCGACACGACCGAGATCGAGGCGGCGATGTGGGTCGATCGCGCCGAGGTCCGCGCCGCGCTCGCGGGCGACATGGGCGCGCCGTTCCTGGCGCCGCCGTCGCTGGCGATCGCGCGCTATCTGCTGGAGGATTGGGCGGGGTTTTAGGATGGCGGTTTTGGGGTGGGGAGCGGACGTTGCCTATAACCGTCGCCCCCGCGAAGGCGGGGGCCGCCAGCGGCCTTAATCAGCGGTGCCCGCGTAAACCGACAGCGGCCCCCGCCTTCGCGGGGGCGACGGCTAGTTTCGGCCGGTCCCAGACATTCGTCATCCCGGACTTGATCCGGGATCCATTCTTTCAACGCTGCGTGAATGGACCCCGGATCAAGTCCGGGGTGACGATGTAAGATAGGCCGGCTTCCGGTCGAAAGCGGCCCTTGCAGTCTTCATGCCCGGAGAATGTCGAGGCTCAGGCTTTGCGGCCCGTAATGCGGCCGATTTCCTTCGCCACCATCGCCTCGACGAGCGGGGGCAGGTTGGTGTCGAGCCAGTCCTTGAGCATCGGGCGCAGCGCGTCGAGGACGACGTCTTCCATCGTGCGGCCGGCGGCGGCGGGCGATGCGGCAACAGGCGCCACGGCAGCGGCGGGCGCGACGGCGGCGGTGAGCGCCTCGAGCGACTGGCGCGCGGCGTCGGCGCTCGCTTCGGAGACCAGTTCGCCGGCCGCGGGCGCATCTTCGGCGGCGGCGCGGTCTTCCTGCTCCTGAAGGTCGAGAATATCGTCGGCTTCGGCGACGCGCGCGTCGCGCGCCGCGCCCGGCGCCTCGTCGCGAGCGATCACGCGCCGAATCGACGACAAGATATCTTCCATCGACGGTTCTCGCGACATATCGCCCATCACCAAGCCCCCTCAGCCCACGAAAACAGGGCGGTTAACCATCTTCTTACCGGTTCGCGGCGGCGTTTGCCAAGTCTTATTGTGGGGGGAGCGCGGGGGGGCCTTCGGGGACGTTGGCGTTTGCGGCAGGGACGGCGCGGGTATCGTTTGCGACCTGCTGCGGCGCCGGATCGTCGGCCCAGTCCCACAGCTCGCCCTTCACGCGCCTGTAATTGACCTCGGGGTCATAGAGCGCGCCGCCCTCGAGCCCCAGGTCGCGCGCCTCGGCCTTGCCCATCGCGGCGAGCACCGAGAAGGCGGCGACATAGCTGTTGCGCTGCGCCGAGACGAGCTGGACCTGCGTGTTCAGATATTCCTGCTCGGCGTTCAATATGTCGAGGATCGAGCGCGTGCCGACGCTGTTCTCGGCGCGCACCCCTTCGAGCGACAGCGCATTCGCCCCGACCGCCTGCCGCGTCGCGGCGATGATGCGCTCGTTCGCCTGCCACGCCGCATAGGCGCCGCGCGTCTGCGCGATCACCCCGCGTTCGACCTCGACATATTGCTCGATCGCCTGGCTGCTGCGCGATTGCGCCTGGCGCACCTGCGCCGAGCGGCGGCCGCCGGTGAAGATCGGCAGCGTCACCTGCACCCCCGCCGCCGCGCTCGACGTCTCCTGCGTCACGCTGACCCCGGGCACGCCGCTGTTCAGCGATCCCAGATAATTATTATAGCCGCCGTTGACGATCGCCGACACCTTGGGCGCGCGGCTCGACTTAGCGGTGCCGATGTCGGCCTTCGAAGCGTTGACCAGCTCGTTCGCCGCCTCGATGTCGGGATTGCTGGTGAGCGCGACCGCCACCGCATCCTCGGCGGTCGCGGGCAGGTTCGGCAGCGGCGGCGGCGCTTCGAGATCGGCCGGCGCCTCGCCGACGAGGCGGATATAGCCCTCGCGGCTCGCGATCAGATTGGCTTCGGCGGTGCGCAGGTCGCCCTCCGCCAGCGCGAGCCGCGCTTCGGACTGGGCGACGTCGGTGCGCGTCAAATCGCCGATCTCGAACCGGTCGCTCGTCGCCTGGAGATTGGTGCGCAGCACCGCGACATTCTTCTGATTGAGCTGGACGATCGCCTGGTCGCGGATGACGTCCATATAGGCGCCGACGACCTGCGAGAAGACGCTCGCTTCGGTCGCGCGCAGGTCGGCCTGCCCCGCCTCGACGCGATGTTTCGCGGCGCGCACCGCGTTGCGCACCGCGCCGCCCTGATAGAGCGGCACCGTCAGCTGCGCGCCCGCCGACAGCGAACGCGCGGGCGCGTTGAAGCTGTTGCCCGGAACGATCAGATTCTCGTCATAGCTCGCCTGCGTGCCGATGTCGGGAAGGCCGTAGCTCTTCTCGATCGGAACATTCTCGTCATTCGCGCGCTGCCCCGCCCGCGCCGCCGTCAGCGTCGGGTTGTTCTCATACGCCTTCGCCAATGCTCCCTGCAACGTCTCCGCCTCCGCCCCCGCAGGCAGCAGCAGTGCGCTCGCGGCGAGGCCGGAAAGCCAGCGGGCACGACGAAGGGACTGTTTCTTGTCGGTATCGGTCATCGTGGTGTCAGCCTGCAGCAAGGAGGGGTGGGCGGGGTCGTCAGAATTGAAAGCCCGCGGGCGCGGCGAAGCCGGGCAGCGACGCGACGTCCATGTCGGCGAAGCTGCGCAGCGCGACGGTGCCGCCGACCTTGACGCCTTCGACCAGCCGCGTGACCGTGCCTTCACGGCGCGCGGCGACGAGCCGACCGCCCTCCGCGAGCTGCGCGACGAGCGCGGCGGGCAGCGTTTCGATCGCGCCTTCGACGATGATGCGGTCGAACGGAGCGGCGTCGGGCGCGCCCGCGGCGAGCGGACCCTGGACCCAATGGATATTGGCGTCGGCGGTCGCGGCCTGCGCCGCCGCCATCAGCTCCGCATCTTCCTCGACCGCATGGACCTCGGCGCCGAGCCGGGCGAGCAGCGCCGCGGTATAGCCGGTCGCGCTGCCGACGAGCAGGACGCGCAGGCCGGGGCGCACCGCCGCCGCGACCAGCATGCGGCCGGCGACGAGCGGGGGATTGAGCGCGCGGCCATGCGTCAGCGCGATCGCGCGGTCCATATAGGCGACGCCGACGAGCGCCGCGGGCACGTGCGCCTCGCGCGGTACGACGGCCATCGCGCCGATCACCGCGGGATCGATGACTTCGTTCGTCCTGAGCTGGCTGTCGATCATGGCGGAGCGCATCTCCGCCCCCGTGATTTCGCTAAACTTCGTCGCCATCAGCCTCGTTCCGATTCCCTGGGGGTTAAGCCTTTGCGGGACAGCTCTAACCGAAGCGATGCTGTATTGCAATAGTAATACAGCGATGCCGCCCGCTGCGGCGCGCATAGCCCGCCCGCGCCGGACCGCCAACCCCGCATCGTCCCCGCGTCAAGGAATTCGAAGCCCGGATTGCGAAACAATCGGATTGCAGTCGCGAAACGAAACCGCTAGGGGCGCTGTCTCCACGCATTTCAAGCGCCTGAGGCCCGATGGCGGAGTGGTGACGCAGCGGACTGCAAATCCGTATACGCCGGTTCGATTCCGGCTCGGGCCTCCAAATTTTCCCCAAGATAACAACGACACCCCGCGATGGAGGGCGCGCACCTTCGTCCCTATTCGGAATGGTCGGCGCAACGACAAAGGGCCGCCCCTCTCGGAGCAGCCCTTCCATTGTCGTGCCTGTCGCGGACAGCTTATCCGAGCTTGACCCCCGCGAGGACGGTCATGCTCAAATCTGCCGCATGCGGCGTGTGACAATGAGACATTCGACCACCTCCTTTCGCTTGTTGACGATGGTTTCAATCTAGGATTTGCGGCGGCCGATTCAAGAGCGCAGGAAACGGGCCTTGCCGTTTGCCGATCGCGGCGGGAAAGAAGGTTTCGGACTCGCTCGATCGATATAGGGAGAATCTTATGGCTCACGGAACCGCCCGCATCGGCAAGGATCATTACCGCACCGAAATCTCGGTCAGCGGCCACGGCCTGATCGGCGACGAAGGGCCTGGGCTCGGCGGAAAGAATGAGGGACCCGCGCCCTATGACTTCCTGCTCGCGGGACTCGGCGCCTGCACCGCGATCACGCTGCGCATGTATGCCGACCGCAAGGGCTGGCCGCTCGAGTGGGTCGAGGTGGGGCTGAAGCTCGTCAACAGGGAGGGCCTCCGCATCGACCGGGTGTTGACGATCGCCGGGCTCGACGCGGAGCAGAAGGCCCGGCTCGCCGACATCGCCGAGCGGACGCCGGTCACGCTGACGCTGAAAGGCGGGCTGCCGATCGACACGCGGCTCGCCTGACCGGCGCGCCGCTGGACAAGTTGCGAAACACGACTTATATACCAGCCGTTATGGAAATCGAAGACGCCCCTGCTCCCACCGCTCCGCACAAGGGCCGCCCGCGCGAATTTTGCGTCGATGCGGCGCTCGCGGCGGCGCTGCGCGTCTTTTGGTCGAAGGGGTATGAAGGCGCCTCGATGGCCGATTTGACCGAGGCGATGGGGATCACCAAGCCCAGCCTCTATGCCGCCTTCGGCAACAAGGAGGCGCTCTTCAACAAGGCGCTCGACCTTTATGAGCGCGAAAAGGCCGATTATATGCGCGCCGCGCTCGACGCGCCGACCGCGCGCGGGGTCGCCGAGCGGCTGATGTATGGCGCGCTCGACATGTACACTTGCCCCGAGAATCCGAACGGCTGCCTTGGCGTGATCACGTCGGTCGCGTGCGGCGCCGAGGCCGAGTGCATCCGCGAGGCGGTGCTCGAACGCGGGGCGGCGGCGAAGCGCGCGATGCTCGAACGCTTCGCGCGCGCCAAGGAAGAAGGTGACTTTCCGCCCGACACCGACGCCGAGGGGCTCGCCGCTTTCCTGACCGCGGTCAATCAGGGCATGTCGGTGCAGGCGGGCGCGGGCGCGACGCGCGCCGAACTCGAACGGCTGGTCGAAACCAGCCTTAAGCTGTGGCCGGGGCGCTAGTAGGAAAAATTTTACTGCCCGGTACAGAATGCGCTTGACGCAGCGCAACATGACTTATATACCACTCAGTATACAAAGAGGCTCTCCCCCGAGACCGGCCGCCGCGCAGCAAAGATCGTGCGGCGGCCGGAACCGTCATCACCAGATATTTCCCCGGGAGCGAGTCTCTTGCCGATCGGGCGTCGGCTGGCGTTCGCCCGCAAGATAGAGACAGGGACCCCGCGCGCGCATGGGATGCGCGTCGCGGGACGGGGCGGCCGTCCTCTTCGAAGAGGCGCTCCGGCACCAAGGACCATGTGTGACACCAGCCGGAAGCATGCGCTTCCGGCACCGGCCGCCTGCGCCCCCTCTCCCCTCCCCCGGGGCGCAGGCAGCCGAAACCAACAAAAAGAAGAGGGCTATCCATGACCGTCCACACACCGATCGAAAAGCTCGACCCCGCCGACGCGAAGGTCCGCCGCGAACTCAAGACCTTGCTCCATCCCGCGCGCGGCCGCCGCGCCGCGTGGATCGGCGCCTTCCTCATATTGATCGCCGGCGCCTGGTGGCTGCTGCGCGACGGCGCGCCGCAGGCGGCCGCGGCGCCCGCGCCGGTGCTGACCGTCGCGGCGCCGATCGCGCGCGACGTGACCTTGTGGGACGAATATATCGGCCGTTTCGAGGCGTCGAAGGCGGTCGAGGTGCGCCCGCGCGTCTCGGGCGCGATCACCGCGATCCACTTCACCGACGGGCAGATCGTCCGCAAGGGTCAGCCGCTCTTCACGATCGATCCGCGCCCCTATCGCGCCGCGCTCGCCGAAGCGCGCGCGGCGGCGGCAAGCGCGCGCAGCGATCTTGCGCTGGCGAGGCTCGAACTCGACCGCGCGAGCCGCCTTGTCGACATCGAGGCGGTGTCGCAAAGCGAGATCGACCGGCTGCGCGCCCGCGTCAATGCGGCCAACGCGGCGCTCGCGGGGGCCGAGGCGCGCATCGCGGCGCGCGCGCTTGACGTGGAATTCACCACCGTCCGCGCGCCGCTCTCCGGCCGCATCTCGGACCGCCAGATCGACGCGGGCAACCTTGTGTCGGCGGGCGATGCCGGCGGCACCTTGCTCACGACGATCAATGCGCTCGACCCGATCTACTTCACCTTCCAGGGTTCGGAGGCGCTGTTCCTCAAGACCAAGCGCGAAGGCGGCCAGAAGGGCGCCGACGTCGAAGTCCGGCTGCAGGATGAAAATGATTATCGCTGGAAGGGCCGGATCGACTTCACCGACAATGGGCTCGATCCGCGTTCGGGCACGATCCGCGCGCGCGGCCGCTTCGACAATCCCGAGATGTTCCTGACCCCCGGCATGTTTGGCAACATGCGGCTGTCGACGGGCCGGACGGCGCATGCGCTGCTCGTCCCCGCCGCCGCGGTGCAGACCGACCAGGCGCGCAAGATCGTCTATGTCGTCGGCAAGGACGGCACGGTCGCGGCGAAGCCGGTCGAGATCGGTCCCGACGTCGATGGCCTTCGCGTCATCCGGTCGGGCCTGACGCCGGCCGATCGGGTCGTCATCAACGGTTATCAGTTCGCGCGTCCCGGCACCAAGGCGGTGACCAAGGCGGGCAAGATCGTCGCCGACGCGCCCGACAAGGCGCCGGCAGGTCCGAACGAGCCGGTGTCGGCGCAGGCGACCTTCGCGAAGTGATCATTCTTCTCCCCTCCCGCTTGCGGGAGGGGCTGGGGGAGGGCCAGCACCGTCTCAACGGCCCACCCCGCTGCGACTAGCGAGCAAAGCTCGCAGTCTCGCTGCCCCTCCCGCAAGCGGGAGGGGATGACCAGAGTTGTTTCCAGACAGGGGCTCTCCCATGCGCCTATCACGCTTTTTCATCGACCGGCCGATCTTCGCCGCCGTGCTCGCCGTTATCATCACCATCGTCGGCGCGGTCGCCTATATCGGGCTACCCGTCTCGCAATATCCCGACATCGTCCCGCCGACGGTGACGGTGACCGCCAACTACCCGGGCGCGTCGGCCGAGACCGTCGCCGACACGGTCGCGGCACCGATCGAGCAGGAAATCAACGGCGTCGACAATATGCTCTATATGAGCAGCCAGTCGACCGGCGACGGCAATGTCACGATCACCGTGACCTTCGAGATCGGCACCGACCTCGACGCCGCGCAGGTGCTCGTGCAGAACCGCGTCGCGATCGCGACCCCGCGCCTGCCCGAAACGGTGCAGCGCCTCGGCGTCGTGACGCGCAAGACCTCGCCTGACTTCCT from uncultured Sphingopyxis sp. carries:
- the nudC gene encoding NAD(+) diphosphatase, with translation MPLPLGFTGARLDRADQMRTNEAAFAAAAADPRATCLALDGIDFVPGERGGLLWEPLDPADERALMLLGIDDAGAPRFVREAAAGGRVDARTRTVMRLLPLLSAEEAALYGGARSLVDWHARHRFCAVCGSPTDLFRGGWGRRCGSCNAEHFPRVDPVVIMLAEFEDRVLVGRQSGFRPGGFSALAGFVEPGESLEEAVARELFEEAGIHVSDVTYVASQPWPFPSSLMIGCRAVAKDPALTLDTTEIEAAMWVDRAEVRAALAGDMGAPFLAPPSLAIARYLLEDWAGF
- a CDS encoding DUF2497 domain-containing protein; the encoded protein is MIARDEAPGAARDARVAEADDILDLQEQEDRAAAEDAPAAGELVSEASADAARQSLEALTAAVAPAAAVAPVAASPAAAGRTMEDVVLDALRPMLKDWLDTNLPPLVEAMVAKEIGRITGRKA
- a CDS encoding TolC family outer membrane protein, yielding MTDTDKKQSLRRARWLSGLAASALLLPAGAEAETLQGALAKAYENNPTLTAARAGQRANDENVPIEKSYGLPDIGTQASYDENLIVPGNSFNAPARSLSAGAQLTVPLYQGGAVRNAVRAAKHRVEAGQADLRATEASVFSQVVGAYMDVIRDQAIVQLNQKNVAVLRTNLQATSDRFEIGDLTRTDVAQSEARLALAEGDLRTAEANLIASREGYIRLVGEAPADLEAPPPLPNLPATAEDAVAVALTSNPDIEAANELVNASKADIGTAKSSRAPKVSAIVNGGYNNYLGSLNSGVPGVSVTQETSSAAAGVQVTLPIFTGGRRSAQVRQAQSRSSQAIEQYVEVERGVIAQTRGAYAAWQANERIIAATRQAVGANALSLEGVRAENSVGTRSILDILNAEQEYLNTQVQLVSAQRNSYVAAFSVLAAMGKAEARDLGLEGGALYDPEVNYRRVKGELWDWADDPAPQQVANDTRAVPAANANVPEGPPALPPQ
- a CDS encoding protein-L-isoaspartate O-methyltransferase; the protein is MATKFSEITGAEMRSAMIDSQLRTNEVIDPAVIGAMAVVPREAHVPAALVGVAYMDRAIALTHGRALNPPLVAGRMLVAAAVRPGLRVLLVGSATGYTAALLARLGAEVHAVEEDAELMAAAQAATADANIHWVQGPLAAGAPDAAPFDRIIVEGAIETLPAALVAQLAEGGRLVAARREGTVTRLVEGVKVGGTVALRSFADMDVASLPGFAAPAGFQF
- a CDS encoding OsmC family protein produces the protein MAHGTARIGKDHYRTEISVSGHGLIGDEGPGLGGKNEGPAPYDFLLAGLGACTAITLRMYADRKGWPLEWVEVGLKLVNREGLRIDRVLTIAGLDAEQKARLADIAERTPVTLTLKGGLPIDTRLA
- a CDS encoding TetR/AcrR family transcriptional regulator; the protein is MEIEDAPAPTAPHKGRPREFCVDAALAAALRVFWSKGYEGASMADLTEAMGITKPSLYAAFGNKEALFNKALDLYEREKADYMRAALDAPTARGVAERLMYGALDMYTCPENPNGCLGVITSVACGAEAECIREAVLERGAAAKRAMLERFARAKEEGDFPPDTDAEGLAAFLTAVNQGMSVQAGAGATRAELERLVETSLKLWPGR
- a CDS encoding efflux RND transporter periplasmic adaptor subunit, whose amino-acid sequence is MTVHTPIEKLDPADAKVRRELKTLLHPARGRRAAWIGAFLILIAGAWWLLRDGAPQAAAAPAPVLTVAAPIARDVTLWDEYIGRFEASKAVEVRPRVSGAITAIHFTDGQIVRKGQPLFTIDPRPYRAALAEARAAAASARSDLALARLELDRASRLVDIEAVSQSEIDRLRARVNAANAALAGAEARIAARALDVEFTTVRAPLSGRISDRQIDAGNLVSAGDAGGTLLTTINALDPIYFTFQGSEALFLKTKREGGQKGADVEVRLQDENDYRWKGRIDFTDNGLDPRSGTIRARGRFDNPEMFLTPGMFGNMRLSTGRTAHALLVPAAAVQTDQARKIVYVVGKDGTVAAKPVEIGPDVDGLRVIRSGLTPADRVVINGYQFARPGTKAVTKAGKIVADAPDKAPAGPNEPVSAQATFAK